DNA sequence from the Marinilongibacter aquaticus genome:
GAGAGTACCTCAATATTGTATCAAAATCCGAAACAAGAGTAATGTCATTGTGGTCATTAAAACTTCTGTCAATATACCCACTTGCTTTTTGACATTCTTTAATCGATAGTGGAGTCATTTTCTTGATTTGCCCCAAAAGTGTTTGAGCAAATTCTTTAGTCAAAAAATTAAGCTCATTAAGTTCATACAAATAATCACTTATTGACTCTAAATACTCTTCTTCGAATATAATATCTCCATTGCCTTTAGTAGAAGCTATAAATGTTTGCTCAAATTTTGCAATCAAACTATCTAAGCTGTTAACACCATGTGATTTTAGTTCTCTTAGAGAATCCAACAGAGTATTTTTTATCATAAAATGCTGAAGTTCCATTAATTTCTGTTCATTCTGCTCAAGAATGGATTTTAGTACTTCTGGAAATCCTATTGGGTTTAGATTGGAAATCTGATGAATAATAGAAGCTGAAAGTTCTTTTGAGATTTTGTATCCCTGACAAGTTATTTCGTTTATCAGCGCATAAGTTACTGTTTCAGGCATGGCAGTGCCTAGCCAGGTTAATATCTCTATCGTCCTGTTCTTAACAACAAGAGACGGATGGTTTAAAAACCAAATTAGCAATTCTAACAGCAATTGATCATTTTGATTAGTAATATTATCGACAACATTATTACTTATCCAAACATATTTGCTGTAGAATAATTTTGGCGTTCTTACCATTAAATCAATATGCTCAAGGACGGATGATAAAATTAATTGCTTCTCCTGTTCGTCATTTATATTTCGAAGTAGACTAATAATCTGATTGGCTATAACCCATTCTTCAAAATAGGGTTCATTTATAATCAGGTTTCTTATATTTTTAATAAACTCAAAGGAGTTATTATAACTATCAGAAAGAAGATTCCTAATTTCATTTATTTTGCTCGAGTAATTAAATGACCATATTCCATAATTTTGATTTTGCACTTCCTGCAAAGCTTCTATGATTATTTTTCGTGCTTCACTTTTGTTTTCAGTAGAAAGTTTTTTTTGCGCATCTTCTTTAGCCTTGACTAATTTGTCTAAAGGATCTTCTCTTTCATTAATTTGTGAAGAGGTCGTATCTGTTTTATCTGCACTTTCCTGTACGGAATTTGTTGGTTTTAGACCAACAGATTCTAAATAACCCTTAACTCTTTCAAAATTTGATTGACTTAATTCACTGAATAGTTCACGAAGATATTCATACCGATACTCATCAGATACTTCAGTAACTACAAACCGGGACATACGTTTAAAAATTATATCCAGTTTCTCCGTTTCATTATTTTCGATATAATTCAAGATACCTGCTTGTACTTTAGCATAGCCTCTAATATACCTGTCATCACCTAATATAAATAATTCACTAAGCCCCCAAGCAATCAATGATCCTTTACAATCGATATTCCGAAGCATATCTAATATACCACTTTGTTCCTCAATTCCTCTTGCTCCTAGTACATAACTATGTCCTAAATAGGGCATATCTACTTTGCCCAATTCTGCATTATCAATAACTGTTCTATAGTCAGGAAGTAATAAGTATTTAAAATAGGAAATTGATTTATCCAAGAAACCAATTTTAGCTAAATCTCCTACAAATTCTTCTTGTTGTTGTTTTACGTAACGTTGAAATGTCATTTCTCCTGAAGCATTATGCAAATGAGCGGCAAACTTTTGCAAATAGGATTGGTCGCCGTTTTCAGGGATAATATTTGAAACTGCTGTATTAATAATTCCTAATTGCGCCTCCTTATACCACGATGGACCCATGGAGGTATCAATCATTTCTTCAAAAATATCAGCCGCTTTATCTTTATTTTTCAGTAATGCATATAGCTCTATCAATCTTAACAGATATTCATTTCGTTCCCAGCGATTTTCTATTGTAGTTATAATATGCTCTTCCAACACTCTGGTTACTTTAAAAGCGGACAATTCATATTCAGGATCTTTGGCGAGCTCCCGTGCTATGACAAATAGGCTATCTGTATATCCTTCTGTATATAATCCGAGTTGATAGTTTTTTTTCTGTACAATCACCTCTGTAAACACAATCACCTGATTAGGAAAAAAATCCTTAAGTAAGTGAATAAGACGCTTATATATATTGGGATAAATAGATTCAGGAAGAGCATAACCACGCTTCCAGTTCATTCTATCCCTAAGATCAGGAATCAGCTTTTCAAATAAATCTCTAAAATTTGGTTCAAGCGACTTGATTTCCTCAACTTTACCCTCCATTTGGTAACGCTTTATTTTACCATCAAGAAAACATATATATAGAAAGATCATCTTAATATTACCCTCCCAGTTACCAAAAGAAAATCCATATTTAGGTAACTCTGGGAACTTATTGGAAGTATCAAAAAATCCTAGGCATTCTGCGTAAAGGGTAAATCGATGTATAGATTGGTGATTCAAATCAACTCCATTCTCTTTTCTAAAATCAAGTTTCTCTTCATTGGGATATACTTCTTGGTAGAGGGCTTCAATAATATCTACTCTTCTCGACCTTCCCAAAAGAATATGCAATAGCATGAAGTGATAATCGGAATTTGTGCCATATTTATCAATCACATATTCTAAGTCTTCAATCCAAACTGGAATATTGTCAACTTTTTTTCTTTTTGGACTCTTTTCCTGAAAATCCAAAGCATGATAAATTGTTAAAGCAATGTACCCGCTCGAACGATTATCAAAATTGAAAGACTTCAATTCTTCTTCAATTTTTTTTGATATTGGCGGAATATTAAATCGCCAAATAAAATATCCACCATTGAAAGAGCCTATATCATCTTTGAACTTGTTAACAACTTCTTTGGGATTGCCGCTTGCTTCAATCATCTTAATTGCTGTCCTTTTCAAATGATCGAACTCATGAAAGGCTTTCTTAAAATCTGAATTAGCAGATAATGTAACAGCACTAAACTTTAATTGAATAAATCGATTGAACGAATCAGCATCAAATCCGTTTTCTGCTATATTATTACATGTTTGATTGATCGCATTCAATAAGACCTCAGCTTCTTCATTTGCATCATACTCATAAAATTTTTGTAACAAATAGAGTGCATCGCCATCTCCTGTTATTAAAGTTTTGTTACGAACGACATATCTAATAGCTTCTTCCGGCTTATTTAAAGAAAGTAGAGCATTAACAAGAAAAATGGCATTTTCTTGAAAAAGCGTATTGTATCTAAAATTTACACGTTGTGAAAGAAGCAGCAAAGAAATGACTTTGTGAGCTATACCCAATTCTGCTGCTATGCCGATAATGTTCTTTATATCTGCCAAGACTATATCGGGATTAATACTATTCAGAGCACAGTCATCTACCCAAGTTTGATTGCATTCTTCAATTGCAGTTCTTTTGTTCTGCTCATTTCCATGTGCTAAATGATAAACCCGCTCTGAAATTCCAAAGTTTGTCTGTCGATGCTTTAGTACATATTCAGCAATATTTGCATGAACCTGATTTTTTATATCTGTGGTTTTTTCATTTATAAAATCTGAAAACGATGTGTGATAAATACTTATTACGGTTTTATCCCTCAATAAGTGTTGTATTTCCTTGAAACTTGATATAAAATGATCTTTGGTAGATGAAGGTAATAATTCTTGTAATACATTTTTTTCAACTGGAACTCTCAATCTCGCCAAGGTAGCTGCCAACCAAATTTCGTTAGTTTGGTTATCTAATTGTCGCCATATCTTATTATAATAGTTTTCAATTTCTCCGCCGATAGCCGGTATGGAATCAATCCAATTATCTAATGCATCAAGGTCGGCAGTTTCTAAAACGTATTTAATAAGATACCGCATGTATAGCGGATGCCCTTCTGATTTTTGAGCTAATTCGGTTATTTGAGTGGACTTTAGTTGCTTGTCTTTTAATTGCTCAGACAAAAATTTCTCAGCATTCTGTATTGATAAAGGAGTAACTTTAATCTCATTCGAAGTTTTAATCATTCCTCGAATTGAAGGGGGTAATACTTCCCGAGAAGTACAGGAAAAGATGACTTTAAAGTTCGATGGTAAATTTGGTGGTAGAACAAATAGATAATCTTCTATTTTAGATTTACTAACATCGTCTAAACCGTCCACTATCAAAAATGCAATCTTTCCTTGTTGTTGGTAATGATTTGACAGTTGTTGAATAACCTGATTAATTGTTAAAACTCTGTCATTTAAAGTTGTTTCTGATTGGGGTTTTGGAGGAGGGCTGTTATACAATGCACGATAACAGACTTCTTCAATCCATTTTATAAAAAACTCAGGGGTTGCCCTGATTTGTGTTGGGTATTCTTCACTTTCAGGAACTTTAACAAAGAAACGATCAACGATTACATGATTATTATTTACTAATTCTAATTGAGCCGCAATTGTGGTTTTGCCTGAACCAGGACTACCATTTACCAAAAAATAGCTGGAAGCAATTTGATCCGTAATAACTTCATTTATTTTGACTAGCACTTCATCATTAGGTGTACTATTTGAGATATCCTCTTCTATTGAATCTGGTGTAGAGTATTCTTTATTACCTGCGATAACTATTTCGTGTTTTGCTAAAACCTCTGCTATATTTCGTAAACTTGTTGCCCCAAGGGTACCAACATTATCATACCCAATAACACCTACAGCATAACCATCAATTATTAAAGCTGAACCAGATAGACCAGCAAAGTCTTCAAGATCTGCATATTGATCACAGGTTAAATCTACATCCCATTTCGTACCCTTGCTAATCCGGGATACAGTACCTGAATATCTTCCTCCAGAAATTACTCTTTGCACTGGGAAGCCATAAGTCTCCCAGTTTTCATTATAAGGTATTTGTATGTTCTTTAGGGGAAGTGCAGTTATGTTGTCTATAGTTATATTTTTGACTACAAGAATAGCAACATCATGTTCTGGTATCCTTTCTAAAACCTCTGCCTCAATCTCTCCATCATCTCCAGTGTATAATGTAATAGACTCTCCTTCTGGAATATTATGCTCAGATGTAAATAAAAAATGTTTTTTATGATCAACAAAGATGAAAAAAGCTGTACCAGATTTATTGCCGCTCTTTATTCTTACACTTGCTCTCTCTATTTCTGTCGGGTGTAGTATTCTTGAAATCATAGTGATAAGTTATATGGGGCTTGATTTAAATAATGAATTGAGTAATTATATTTTTTTTTCCAATCAGCCCTATCAAAGTATTTTGAGTTATCAGTTATGTAATTGAAATATATTTCTCTGTGGAAATTTGTCTGCCGATTTATAATATGTGCGATTGTTTCTTTATCAGGATGATTATGGCGTCCTCCATTAGTAGAAATGAGATATTTTGGGGAATCTACTAATTCCAATAAATCCTTGCTAATATTATTGAAACTACCGTGATGTGAAACTTTAATTAAATCGAATTTAATTATACCATCTTTTTTATATTCTTTTAGCGATTGGACTATCAAATCAGGATGTGCATCAGCAAGAAAAAGTAAATTTTTCTCTTGAATTTTTAATATGAAAGCAATGGAACTACCATTAGTAACAGTAGTATCTTCCTTAAAAGGCTTTTGCAGTAAATCTTGGAATGTTTCTTTTTCTGCTGAAATTTTTACAGATTGCTTTATGGAGGTGTCCTTTTCCCAAGACATAAACATTTCAAAAGCATCATCATACAATTCTGAGTTACCACCATCATAACTTACCCCATATCTATATAGCTCATCCCTCCAAAAACTTTTCAATTGTTCCAATTTCCTTTTATTAGGGGATAGCAGTACTAATTCCTCATTTTCACCAATAGTAATTTTTTTATGAAAGTCAGTGGAGATTGCATTACCTTCAAAATCACTATTCCATGAATATTTCCCCTGTAAAATTAATGCTCCTACTGTCGTACCCTGTTCCGCACTTATTTCTTGTTCACCCTTTATTTCATTCTCCCTTACAGGGTAACCTCTACGAATTAATTGATCCAGTATCCTTTTTTGGCTTTTATCAAGACTTATTTGTTTTTTATCGGAAAGATGGCGAAACGTATTATGCCATATTTCCTTAATTTCAATAAATTTTGACACATTATTTTCCTTAAGAAGTCTTATAGCTCCTTGAATATGATCCGCATCAATGTGCGTCAAAATCATTTTTTCAAGAACTCCACCTTCCTCTCCGATTTTACTTAAATCATTTTTTAAATAAGCTTTAACAGTATCAGTATATCCACAATCGATTAACAAATGTTTTTGTATTTGTTCATTCTCACTAAAGCTTATTAAAAAGCAATCTCCATTTTTGGCGGGATAAACAGTAACATATACATTCATCTTAATCTATTTTAATTCCATAAGTTCTTCCACCAATACCCACACTTTTGTACAAGGATTGTGATTGGCATAATCTTGACGCTGCCCATACTTACTTGATAACCGTTTCCCATTTCGGATAGCGTCCTCCTGACTACCATGTTCCTTTAGAAGGGCATACATCTGTTCACTATTCTTCTCATATCGGAATGTTTCTCCTAAAACAGGTTTTAGGCTGTTCTCGATTAGTCCCTTAAAATCCCTTCTGGACATGGCATTTTCGTAATATTGAAAATGTAACAAATACCAAAGTTCAAAAGCCTCATTACTCCAAGCACATCCAATATCAGTATTTCCACAACGTTGGATAGCGGCATTAAAATCCTGTGGCGAAAAGCTGTCCTTATCAAACACTACCCAGAGTTTATCCACCTGTCGGGTGGTACTTTTTTCATAAGCTCCTTTTAAACGCAAGGCTTCATCCACCAATGATTGGGTATTCCGGCCTGTTCCTGCTATATCAATTTGATAAGCGGTCAACACACCCTTAGGTAAATCCTGCTTTAGCCCTTCAAAATAGTTAGGCTCCGTTGCTTCACCCTCACAAACAATAAGATAATACTTCCGTTTGTTGCGGATGTTCTTCTTCCGTTTTTGCTCTTCTCGTGCAAATCGCTTTAGGCGTTCATTGGGTATTTTTATTTTTCTTGCCATTCCGTTACCACATTTGACAGGTTACCAATAAATGGAATGGCTCCGTAACGTCCTTCTATATAATCTTTTTCAAAGGAACGGTCTTTACGAATCGTTTTTCCTTCTTCCTTATATTCTACCAAAGAATACATGTCCGAAGCCCCATATTGATCCTTTTCTACAAAATAAATCTGGTCTCTCCGGTAATTACCATAGTATAATAAGTTCGTATCATGCGTTGCAAAAATGAGCTGTGCATTGTTAGGATTAAATTGCTTTGAATTAAAAAGCCTTGTAACAGCAAGAGTCAACAGTGGATGCAGGCTGGCATCCAGTTCATCAACTACCAATACACCACCATCATTTAAAACATCAAATACAGGTCCGGAAATATTAAATATTTTGTTTGTGCCGGAGGATTCCTGACTACGCATATCAAATTCTACATCGCCCACAACTTTACCTTGGTCATTATATTTCTTATGTATGGTTTTTATATCAATTTTATACGCCCCTTCTAAATCAGTTACTAATTGTCTCACAAGGCTTTCCGGCATATCATTGGGAAGCTCTTTGGCATCAAAAGGTTTTTTATTGATTGCTATATCATCAAACCCCAAATCCAATCTTTTGTAAAAATTAAGTAGCATAGAACTGGTTTCTTTCTTTTCCAGCATACCAAACGTCACTCCCTTGTATCCTTCATGAGTAAGTCCAGATATGGTAATGAAATTGTCAAACCATTTCATTATTTTTTTTGCAATCCTTCCATTAAACTGATCTGCTACAGCAAGAAAAAGCGCATTATCGCGGGTACGCTCTTCCAAGTCCCTTCCTTCAGTAAAATTTCTGGTTACTTCTATACCGTCACCTTCACGAAGAAACATAGGTTTCTCAGCATTTTTGGGTGCTTCAAAAAGCCATTCGGCATGTACCTGCTTATCATCTACTTCAAAACCATATCGATATCGAATATTATCAATGATAAAAATTGCTTCAAAAAGTGAAGGAGATTTTTCGGTCCCTGTACTCAATAGGAAAGGAGTCACATCCAGCTCATCCGTTGAAGATTGGTCAAAAGATTGCAGAACCAAACGTCTCATGGTGGACATAGCTCGGACAAAATTACTTTTGCCACTGGCGTTGGCTCCGTATATCACGGCACCTTTCAACAAATCCCTGCGTTCGGTGGAGAATATATTCGTATCTATATGCTCCTTTATAGAGGTTGCAGCAAGACTCAGCGTTGTTTTTGCTTTAAATGAAAGAAAATTACCAACTGAAAATTCGAGTAACATATTTTTGTGTTTATGAGAAATTTTCTCAAAAATACAAAATATTAAAACAAAAAACACATTTTTTGAGATATTTTCTCATTTTACCCCTTTCTCACCACCAAATGGCTTAACCCCGGGTCGTTCAGCAATCGTTCCATTTCTGATTGTATAATGTCCTGAATATCCTGTTTAATTTGGAAATAGTTTCGTTGTACCATGCCCGAATCCAACTTTCGGATCACTTCAATGTCCTGGTAATTTTGTTCTTCACGCTTAAGGCTATCGTGGTCATTAATGATCTCACAATGGAAAGCTTTCAGATCTATTTTACAATCAGGATTATCCGCCACCATGCCCACAAATTCACCGGAGCTTAACCCTGATATTTTGGAAGGTGGTATGGCTGTTTCCAATTGTTTAGATCGGCTAATCGAAGTGTCCCCGCTGTTAATGGAATAACTCTCCCTGTCCTGCATTATTTTACCAAAGCGTTCCGATAGTTGTTTGGCCGTATCCCCCGTAACCTGACCGCTAACGATATTCCCTGTAATATTCATAATCACATCTGCCTGCTCACGTCCGTAATCTTTTCGGAGCTGACTAAAATCCTGGATACCCAAACAGGTAGAAACTTTATTGCTCCGGGCAGTGGCAATCAGGCTATCCATA
Encoded proteins:
- a CDS encoding S1 family peptidase — encoded protein: MISRILHPTEIERASVRIKSGNKSGTAFFIFVDHKKHFLFTSEHNIPEGESITLYTGDDGEIEAEVLERIPEHDVAILVVKNITIDNITALPLKNIQIPYNENWETYGFPVQRVISGGRYSGTVSRISKGTKWDVDLTCDQYADLEDFAGLSGSALIIDGYAVGVIGYDNVGTLGATSLRNIAEVLAKHEIVIAGNKEYSTPDSIEEDISNSTPNDEVLVKINEVITDQIASSYFLVNGSPGSGKTTIAAQLELVNNNHVIVDRFFVKVPESEEYPTQIRATPEFFIKWIEEVCYRALYNSPPPKPQSETTLNDRVLTINQVIQQLSNHYQQQGKIAFLIVDGLDDVSKSKIEDYLFVLPPNLPSNFKVIFSCTSREVLPPSIRGMIKTSNEIKVTPLSIQNAEKFLSEQLKDKQLKSTQITELAQKSEGHPLYMRYLIKYVLETADLDALDNWIDSIPAIGGEIENYYNKIWRQLDNQTNEIWLAATLARLRVPVEKNVLQELLPSSTKDHFISSFKEIQHLLRDKTVISIYHTSFSDFINEKTTDIKNQVHANIAEYVLKHRQTNFGISERVYHLAHGNEQNKRTAIEECNQTWVDDCALNSINPDIVLADIKNIIGIAAELGIAHKVISLLLLSQRVNFRYNTLFQENAIFLVNALLSLNKPEEAIRYVVRNKTLITGDGDALYLLQKFYEYDANEEAEVLLNAINQTCNNIAENGFDADSFNRFIQLKFSAVTLSANSDFKKAFHEFDHLKRTAIKMIEASGNPKEVVNKFKDDIGSFNGGYFIWRFNIPPISKKIEEELKSFNFDNRSSGYIALTIYHALDFQEKSPKRKKVDNIPVWIEDLEYVIDKYGTNSDYHFMLLHILLGRSRRVDIIEALYQEVYPNEEKLDFRKENGVDLNHQSIHRFTLYAECLGFFDTSNKFPELPKYGFSFGNWEGNIKMIFLYICFLDGKIKRYQMEGKVEEIKSLEPNFRDLFEKLIPDLRDRMNWKRGYALPESIYPNIYKRLIHLLKDFFPNQVIVFTEVIVQKKNYQLGLYTEGYTDSLFVIARELAKDPEYELSAFKVTRVLEEHIITTIENRWERNEYLLRLIELYALLKNKDKAADIFEEMIDTSMGPSWYKEAQLGIINTAVSNIIPENGDQSYLQKFAAHLHNASGEMTFQRYVKQQQEEFVGDLAKIGFLDKSISYFKYLLLPDYRTVIDNAELGKVDMPYLGHSYVLGARGIEEQSGILDMLRNIDCKGSLIAWGLSELFILGDDRYIRGYAKVQAGILNYIENNETEKLDIIFKRMSRFVVTEVSDEYRYEYLRELFSELSQSNFERVKGYLESVGLKPTNSVQESADKTDTTSSQINEREDPLDKLVKAKEDAQKKLSTENKSEARKIIIEALQEVQNQNYGIWSFNYSSKINEIRNLLSDSYNNSFEFIKNIRNLIINEPYFEEWVIANQIISLLRNINDEQEKQLILSSVLEHIDLMVRTPKLFYSKYVWISNNVVDNITNQNDQLLLELLIWFLNHPSLVVKNRTIEILTWLGTAMPETVTYALINEITCQGYKISKELSASIIHQISNLNPIGFPEVLKSILEQNEQKLMELQHFMIKNTLLDSLRELKSHGVNSLDSLIAKFEQTFIASTKGNGDIIFEEEYLESISDYLYELNELNFLTKEFAQTLLGQIKKMTPLSIKECQKASGYIDRSFNDHNDITLVSDFDTILRYSLNIAISSCVTLEGKEKVADIMRFYQPTFPENNLHTQLNTNREQQFETTIKNLFSEGKMEFEKLFFEGEIVLNYFSTKYAESRRSSNEKIELTSYLIPLDKYKNDRHSYPWLTFSANRNPYATNYEDDKIVIPFFIKSEYAGNVTGSELVPAIINPNIKTLIKDIASDIKSVYWRRGRNWDNHMQGVALKTGYFYTIPENSINILKAKYKLILQVYYGYEFKYIDVFEQKEI
- the avs1a gene encoding AVAST type 1 anti-phage system MBL fold metallo-hydrolase Avs1a; translated protein: MNVYVTVYPAKNGDCFLISFSENEQIQKHLLIDCGYTDTVKAYLKNDLSKIGEEGGVLEKMILTHIDADHIQGAIRLLKENNVSKFIEIKEIWHNTFRHLSDKKQISLDKSQKRILDQLIRRGYPVRENEIKGEQEISAEQGTTVGALILQGKYSWNSDFEGNAISTDFHKKITIGENEELVLLSPNKRKLEQLKSFWRDELYRYGVSYDGGNSELYDDAFEMFMSWEKDTSIKQSVKISAEKETFQDLLQKPFKEDTTVTNGSSIAFILKIQEKNLLFLADAHPDLIVQSLKEYKKDGIIKFDLIKVSHHGSFNNISKDLLELVDSPKYLISTNGGRHNHPDKETIAHIINRQTNFHREIYFNYITDNSKYFDRADWKKKYNYSIHYLNQAPYNLSL
- a CDS encoding RloB family protein yields the protein MARKIKIPNERLKRFAREEQKRKKNIRNKRKYYLIVCEGEATEPNYFEGLKQDLPKGVLTAYQIDIAGTGRNTQSLVDEALRLKGAYEKSTTRQVDKLWVVFDKDSFSPQDFNAAIQRCGNTDIGCAWSNEAFELWYLLHFQYYENAMSRRDFKGLIENSLKPVLGETFRYEKNSEQMYALLKEHGSQEDAIRNGKRLSSKYGQRQDYANHNPCTKVWVLVEELMELK
- a CDS encoding AAA family ATPase, encoding MLLEFSVGNFLSFKAKTTLSLAATSIKEHIDTNIFSTERRDLLKGAVIYGANASGKSNFVRAMSTMRRLVLQSFDQSSTDELDVTPFLLSTGTEKSPSLFEAIFIIDNIRYRYGFEVDDKQVHAEWLFEAPKNAEKPMFLREGDGIEVTRNFTEGRDLEERTRDNALFLAVADQFNGRIAKKIMKWFDNFITISGLTHEGYKGVTFGMLEKKETSSMLLNFYKRLDLGFDDIAINKKPFDAKELPNDMPESLVRQLVTDLEGAYKIDIKTIHKKYNDQGKVVGDVEFDMRSQESSGTNKIFNISGPVFDVLNDGGVLVVDELDASLHPLLTLAVTRLFNSKQFNPNNAQLIFATHDTNLLYYGNYRRDQIYFVEKDQYGASDMYSLVEYKEEGKTIRKDRSFEKDYIEGRYGAIPFIGNLSNVVTEWQEK